A region of Drosophila suzukii chromosome 2L, CBGP_Dsuzu_IsoJpt1.0, whole genome shotgun sequence DNA encodes the following proteins:
- the Bub1 gene encoding mitotic checkpoint serine/threonine-protein kinase BUB1 produces the protein MAMHSYMRQGSGSGAAGGASAGAGVVAAGAPPLASPDEMHGFLKDKQAWEHAISLYQGPDPLDHWYNYICWYENHAHSDPELKFRETLERCLTVYEHNDYYRQDARLVRLWLKYIAMQTDPLHFYQVLFQRGTGRQVAAFYIGWAAYYESREEFKDAEAVFNLAFQEKAQSNSELQHAHTKFTYARSLFHQRQQQQQQQQQQQQPHPPPDALQQLTNYAQQTMPQSYPPQQQPQQHRPQPYQQNVYQQYHPQAQPQQHQAAQPHQPTTQPHQAPEQQHGYQAQYQEQPRYEPQPATQPAAAIPAVNVQQQPQYAPVAEPHYAPTQQQQLPQPQLSAAPQQQAQQSQQQHNGNGNPVSQPNPPVTSEVAGLRLPRNFHAYGRNNHETWKPALTLEEPDDPSRVCHYAKQLVYPPGAGIEYSPEEILARKFKQLMEQKAKPAEPAEQQQEQTLYDSYESQTSYYMTAVDGALYGQNNSSGQENTGDEDEDNEAEGEDEEEVGGANEDDESDEEEEDEEEEEEPSEPYTNGVQFSAQTTFEQENRSIKIKFRKEPSSTYSAYTIENVYQQQQQQQQQHTQQPPQHQIVQQPPQIVHHPPPEPAPASPIPVQRHRNGGHHHFHPYMLGQTSTPKSEANGYRKARTKVKRSKFQPDLCSNSNSASSAADVATASSSSVAAGAPGAFNDNANFSFSSATALDNSNSSLALAVDRLNFRDTSQQQILHPVNKTLQTHNNNNNTSNNNNGNSTLADFSTFQENSYFATQHDTEAQERRLSKAVETIARHLAKEAIDPFNSELCRAFLAKLDFPGDHDAHASYKIVQTPLPKISNTRTLNVLEGVTFNIDKEVGRGSYGSVYKATDSRTGNVVALKYQKPPNTWEIYICDQVLKRIKEPEVLPGLMDISTAIIAPNASLIATEFSPFGSLLDINNKIRQATTKVMHESLVMHFSAQICNIVDHLHRQHIIHADIKPDNFLLMRVPNVDSSLPSLRLIDFGCAIDMTLFPDAERTKFRKVVQTDGFTCIEMQEGRSWSYETDLFCIAATVHVMLFGDYMQPQKKGSSWDIRQKLPRYLKKHVWTKFFGELLNMQADKLPALQEMRLIFEEEAYRMDSELQKQIRALSNILHRR, from the exons ATGGCCATGCACTCGTACATGCGCCAAGGATCGGGATCAGGAGCAGCAGGAGGTGCTAGCGCAGGAGCAGGAGTCGTAGCAGCTGGAGCACCGCCGCTGGCCAGTCCGGATGAGATGCACGGCTTCCTAAAGGACAAGCAGGCGTGGGAGCACGCCATCTCCCTGTACCAGGGCCCGGATCCCCTCGATCACTGGTACAACTACATCTGCTGGTACGAGAACCATGCGCACAGCGATCCGGAGCTCAAGTTCCGCGAGACTCTGGAACGCTGTCTGACGGTGTACGAGCACAATGACTACTACCGCCAGGATGCCCGCTTGGTGCGGCTGTGGCTCAAGTACATAGCCATGCAGACGGATCCGCTGCACTTCTACCAGGTGCTCTTTCAGCGCGGAACGGGTCGCCAGGTGGCCGCCTTCTACATTGGATGGGCCGCCTACTATGAGTCGCGCGAGGAGTTCAAGGACGCGGAAGCGGTCTTTAACTTGGCCTTCCAGGAGAAGGCGCAGAGCAACTCGGAGCTGCAACATGCCCACACCAAGTTCACCTACGCCAGGTCGCTGTTCCATCAAcgacaacagcagcagcagcaacaacaacaacagcagcagccacatcCCCCGCCGGACGCACTGCAGCAACTAACAAACTATGCACAGCAGACAATGCCGCAGAGCTATccaccacaacaacaaccacagcaACACCGTCCCCAGCCATATCAGCAGAACGTCTATCAGCAATATCATCCGCAGGCACAGCCGCAGCAGCATCAGGCCGCACAGCCTCATCAGCCAACGACGCAGCCACATCAGGCGCCAGAACAACAGCATGGCTATCAGGCACAGTACCAGGAGCAGCCACGCTATGAGCCACAACCTGCAACTCAGCCCGCAGCAGCAATACCAGCAGTCAATGTCCAGCAACAGCCGCAATATGCTCCAGTGGCAGAG CCCCACTATGCACCaacacagcagcagcagctgccgCAGCCGCAACTGTCTGCAGCACCGCAGCAACAAGCGCAGCAGTCCCAGCAGCAACACAATGGCAATGGCAATCCAGTGTCCCAACCAAATCCTCCCGTGACAAGCGAAGTGGCTGGCCTGCGTTTGCCGCGCAATTTTCACGCATACGGGCGCAACAATCATGAGACCTGGAAGCCTGCTCTCACGCTCGAAGAACCCGATGATCCCTCGCGGGTGTGCCACTATGCCAAGCAATTGGTTTATCCACCAGGCGCTGGCATCGAGTACAGTCCCGAGGAGATACTAGCCCGCAAGTTTAaacagctgatggaacaaaagGCCAAGCCAGCTGAGCCGGCAGAACAGCAGCAGGAGCAAACTCTTTATGATTCGTATGAGTCGCAGACATCCTACTACATGACTGCCGTCGACGGAGCTCTTTACGGGCAGAACAACAGCAGTGGTCAGGAGAACACGGGAGATGAGGATGAGGACAACGAGGCGGAAGGTGAAGATGAGGAGGAAGTAGGCGGAGCCAATGAGGATGATGAATCTGATGAGGAGGAGGaagacgaggaggaggaggaggagcccAGCGAACCCTACACAAATGGCGTGCAGTTCAGTGCGCAAACGACTTTCGAGCAGGAGAACCGCTCAATCAAGATTAAGTTCAGGAAGGAGCCCAGCAGCACCTACAGTGCCTATACTATAGAGAATGTttaccagcagcagcagcaacaacagcagcagcacacGCAACAGCCACCACAACATCAGATAGTACAGCAGCCACCGCAAATAGTCCATCATCCTCCGCCGGAACCTGCGCCTGCTTCTCCGATTCCTGTCCAGCGTCACCGCAACGGTGGCCACCACCACTTCCATCCCTACATGCTGGGCCAGACCTCGACGCCCAAGAGCGAGGCGAATGGCTATCGAAAGGCACGCACCAAAGTCAAGCGCAGCAAGTTCCAACCGGATCTATGCAGCAACAGTAACTCGGCCTCCTCGGCGGCTGATGTGGCCACCGCCAGCTCTAGTAGCGTGGCTGCCGGAGCACCTGGTGCATTCAACGATAATGCAAACTTTTCATTCTCCAGCGCCACCGCTTTGGATAACTCAAATAGTTCGCTGGCCCTGGCCGTGGATAGACTCAACTTCCGCGACACTTCGCAACAGCAGATCCTCCATCCGGTCAATAAGACCCTACAAACgcacaacaacaataataacaccagcaacaacaataacggCAATAGCACACTAGCCGATTTCTCTACGTTCCAAGAGAACTCGTACTTTGCCACCCAACACGATACGGAGGCGCAGGAGCGGCGGCTTTCGAAGGCGGTGGAAACGATTGCCCGCCATTTGGCCAAGGAGGCCATCGATCCATTCAACAGCGAACTCTGTCGCGCCTTCCTCGCCAAGCTGGACTTTCCGGGCGATCATGATGCCCATGCCAGCTACAAGATTGTGCAAACGCCACTGCCAAAAATATCCAACACTCGCACGCTGAACGTCCTCGAAGGCGTGACCTTTAACATTGACAAGGAGGTGGGCCGCGGATCCTACGGCTCGGTTTATAAGGCCACAGACTCCCGCACTGGCAATGTGGTGGCCCTTAAGTATCAGAAGCCCCCAAACACTTGGGAGATTTATATATGTGATCAG GTGCTGAAACGCATCAAGGAGCCGGAGGTGTTGCCGGGCCTGATGGACATTTCCACGGCGATAATAGCCCCAAATGCTAGCCTAATAGCCACCGAGTTCTCGCCGTTCGGCTCGCTGCTGGACATCAACAACAAGATCCGGCAGGCCACCACCAAGGTGATGCACGAGTCTCTGGTGATGCACTTTTCGGCGCAGATTTGCAACATAGTGGATCACCTGCACCGGCAGCACATAATCCATGCGGACATCAAGCCGGACAACTTCCTGCTGATGCGTGTGCCCAATGTGGACAGTTCGCTGCCATCGCTGCGACTGATTGACTTCGGGTGTGCCATCGACATGACCCTGTTTCCAGACGCGGAGCGCACCAAGTTCCGCAAGGTGGTGCAAACGGATGGCTTCACCTGCATCGAGATGCAGGAGGGACGCAGCTGGTCCTACGAGACAGATCTCTTCTGCATTGCGGCCACCGTGCATGTGATGCTCTTCGGTGACTATATGCAGCCGCAGAAGAAGGGCTCAAGCTGGGACATTCGACAGAAGCTGCCGCGCTACCTCAAGAAGCATGTATGGACCAAGTTCTTTGGCGAACTGCTCAACATGCAGGCGGACAAGCTGCCCGCGCTGCAGGAGATGCGGCTGATCTTCGAGGAGGAGGCATATCGTATGGATTCCGAGCTGCAGAAGCAAATACGCGCCCTATCCAACATCCTGCATCGACGATAA